CAGCTGGTGAGGGAAATCATACTTTCGCTCCTTTTGAATACCGACGAGTTCAAGTGTCCTGTCAACTTGTTCTTCGATCTTTTCCGGTGAAAGTTCTTCCTTGTTATGGAATTTGAGCGCTTCTGCAATCTGGTCTCCGACCTTCATGATAGGATTGAGGGCAGACATGGGGTCCTGAAAAATAATGGCGATCTTTTCCCCCCGTATGCCGTGGCGCATAAGATTTTCAGGGACTTCAAGCAGATTCTTCCCTTCAAATTCTATCGTTCCGTTAACAACCTTTGCAGTACGGTCGGGCAGGACCCGCAGTATCGCGTAGGCTGTAGTGGTTTTCCCGGCACCTGTTTCACCCACCAGACCCAACGTCTCGCCTTTTTTGAGGGAGAGACTGACTCCGTTGACTGCGTACACAGTTTCTCTTCGCGCTTTGTAGACCACCTGGAGATTCTCAACTTTCAGCAGCATGTTATTCGATGTATTCATAAGCCTTTCCTCCATCAGTCCCTGAGCCTCGGATCAAGAGCGTCCCGCAGACCATCTCCCACCAGGTTGAAGGAGAGAGCCGTCAGCAGGATTGCAATCCCGGGGAAGATGATCATATGCGGAGCAGTTATGATGAATTCCCGCGCCTCGCTCAGGAGGGCTCCCCACTCGGGGGTGGGAGGGCTTACGCCCAAACCGATGTAGGACATGCTTGAAACCTGCAGAGTAATGGCCGAAAGGTTAATCGTCATGCTTACAATCATGGCACCAAGTGAATTTGGAATAACGTGCCGGAAAATCAGGTGGTAATCCCTGCTGCCGTAGGATCGTGCGGCATCGATGTACTCCTGTCCGACAAGAGAAATCATTATGGACCTGGCCGTTCGTACACTTGCAGGAATTCTCGCTATTAGCATCGCAATCACAAGGTTAAAAATCGATCCCCCCAAAGCTGCCACAACCGCCAGAGCGAGCAGCTGTCCTGGAATAGCCTGGAACACGTCAAGGACGCGCATCAAAATGTTGTCGAACCATCTGCTGTAGAACGCAGCACACGCTCCGAGGATAATGCCGATTACCTCAGCGATAAAAGTCGCAGGGAACGCTATCATCATTGTGTATTTTGTCCCGTGAAGAACTCGCGTAAAAATATCCCGCCCGTAGGCATCTGTACCGAACCAGTGTTCGGCGCTTGGCCCCTGGAGGCGTATTCGGATGTTCTGCTTTACACCATTCTCAAAGGGAGTCACAAACTCTCCGAATATGATGACGAGTAAAAGAAGAATTACGACAGCCAGGCCGATCAGGGACACCTTGTTCTGGCTGAAGCGATATATCGTCTCCTGAAGGGGAGACATGCTGCGGGAGGACTTTTTCCCCATAAACATGTCTATTTCGCCCCCTTTGCCGTGTAGCGGGCTTTTATCCTTGGATCCACAAAAGCATACAGGATGTCCACAGAAAGAAGGATGAGGGCAAATATGATCGCCAGAAAAACCGTTCCGCCAGTGACTGCCGGTATATCCTTCCTCTTCACCGAGTTTATGATAAAGCTGCCCAGGCCATTGCACCCGAATACGTTCTCTGTTACCACCGCTCCGCCAAGAAGGCCTCCCATGTACACGCCGATAGTGTTTATTACGGGCAGACAGGCGTTAAGGAACGCATGTTTCCAAATAACGACCCTTTCAGGTACACCTTTCGACCGGGCGGTACGTACAAAATCCTGGCGGACAGCTTCGAGCATGTAACCCCTTGTGCTTCTCAGAATACGGGCAGAATAGGGCAGGCCCAGGGTCATCATTGGAAGGATATAGTGCTTCCAGCTCCCTGTCCCGCTTGATGGAAGCCATCCGAGTTTCAGCGCAAACAGTATAGCCAGCATCATCCCCAGCCAGAAAACGGGAACTGCAGCCAGTATCATGGCTGTAAGGCGGGATATGTAGTCTAGCTTTGAATATTGCTTCACAGCTGAGATGACACCAAGAGAAACACCTATGGTGCTGGCAAATGCGATGCTGGATACGGCAATGATGAGCGTTATCGGAACTCTTGCCTTCAGCGTGTCAAGGACAGGCCTGGATGTAAGCCAGGAGGTTCCGAAATCAAACCGGGTGAACAGCTGAAGAATGTAATTAAAAAAGCGATAGACGAATGGCTTGTCGAGCCCAAATTTCGCGTTGAAAGCCTGAAATTGTTCAAGTGTTGCGCCGTCACCGAGCATCATTTTTGCAGGATCGCCGGGAGTCATCTCGAGAATGGTGAAGACTACCAGCGTCACGCCAATTATGATTGGAATCAGAACAATCAGCCGCCGGATGATGTATTTGATCATGGTGTTTTCGCTCCATCGCATTCCTGGAAATGGCGCATGGCCGAAATTTTGAACCGTGCAGACCATGCGCCTCCAAAAGATTACTTTCCTAAATCTTGTTTCCTAAGACTTTTCTGTTTATTTCCAGTGGAACTTGTAGATATAGTAATAGTTTGTGTTGATCTCGTCGCAGACCAGATTTTTGCTGTATGCATAGGGTATCGCCTTGTGGAACGTTGGTATGGTGTACATCCTATCCTGAAGGAGGCGGTTCAGATCAAGATAGGCAGCTTTTCGCTTTTCCCTGTTCATTTCCGTGAGTACTTTCCTGTAAACATCATCAAGTTCGCGGTCCTTAAGACCAAGTTCAGTTCGTTCTCCCGCCTTTCTGGCTTCATCGCTCAAGTACTTGAAATAAATGTAGCCGTACGTGGCTTCCGGCGTGAAATTAGTTCCCGTGTTGGAAATATCATAGTCCTGGTCATACCTGCGTGCCCTGCAGGAAGCTGAATCAGCCACTTCAATATCCACTTTTACGCCAATATCCGCAAGATTGGCCTGGAAAACAGTGGACATTTTCTCCCAGTAGCTGCCGCTGATACACAAAATCTTCCCCGCATCAAAGCCGTTCGGGTAACCTGCCTCAGCAAGGAGGGTCTTCGCTTTTTCAGGGTCGTACTGGTAACTCGGAATTCCGGCTTTCTCCATTTCTTCCACGGTGAAACCGCCGAACACGGAAGAGGGATTGAACAGGGAGTACGCGGTCTGGGCGATGCCGTCATAGGCAGCTATTACCATCATCTCACGATCCATGGCGTAGGAGAATGCCTGGCGGACGCGCTTGTCTGAAAGTACATCGCCCCGAATTGAGTTGATATGGAAGAAGCTCGTGTGATTGGTAGGAGAGAGGTAGGTATTATAGTCGCTGTTCGACTTGAATCTCGTCCATGCGGCCGTAGGCACGACAATGAGATCCAGTTCGCCCGATTCAAAAGCAACCGTTATGGTGTTATTGTCGGTGAGGATTTTGTAATTTACTTTTTTAATCGAAGCTGGTCCCTGATAATAATCCTCGAAAGCCTTGAGCTCTATTTCCGTATCCGGATTATAGGATGAAATCACATATGGCCCCGCTCCGCACGGGATCCACTCAATCCCGAATTTCTCGCCGGCAGCAAGGACTTCCTCTTTACAAAGGATATTGACCCAGATGGATATATTGTTCAGAAGGGTTGGATTCGGTCCGTCCGAAACAATCTGGAAGGTGAGGTCATCGATCACTTTTACGCTTTTATACCCGGGAACCTTCGGACGTATCATTTTGTAGGGCCCGGATTTAAGCGCGTAGTCGATTGACCATGCGGCGTCCTCTGCGGTAAGTTTCTTGCCGTTATGAAACTTGACCCCGTCG
The sequence above is drawn from the Aminivibrio pyruvatiphilus genome and encodes:
- a CDS encoding ABC transporter permease, translating into MFMGKKSSRSMSPLQETIYRFSQNKVSLIGLAVVILLLLVIIFGEFVTPFENGVKQNIRIRLQGPSAEHWFGTDAYGRDIFTRVLHGTKYTMMIAFPATFIAEVIGIILGACAAFYSRWFDNILMRVLDVFQAIPGQLLALAVVAALGGSIFNLVIAMLIARIPASVRTARSIMISLVGQEYIDAARSYGSRDYHLIFRHVIPNSLGAMIVSMTINLSAITLQVSSMSYIGLGVSPPTPEWGALLSEAREFIITAPHMIIFPGIAILLTALSFNLVGDGLRDALDPRLRD
- a CDS encoding ABC transporter permease, whose protein sequence is MIKYIIRRLIVLIPIIIGVTLVVFTILEMTPGDPAKMMLGDGATLEQFQAFNAKFGLDKPFVYRFFNYILQLFTRFDFGTSWLTSRPVLDTLKARVPITLIIAVSSIAFASTIGVSLGVISAVKQYSKLDYISRLTAMILAAVPVFWLGMMLAILFALKLGWLPSSGTGSWKHYILPMMTLGLPYSARILRSTRGYMLEAVRQDFVRTARSKGVPERVVIWKHAFLNACLPVINTIGVYMGGLLGGAVVTENVFGCNGLGSFIINSVKRKDIPAVTGGTVFLAIIFALILLSVDILYAFVDPRIKARYTAKGAK
- a CDS encoding ABC transporter substrate-binding protein; the protein is YPSNVDCEPASPIGRIRHLFFKVHTPDMSLTLMVLLSFSGVSTAASGRDDINLSLNQVIETLNPFNVSSIVCTQLYCQIYDVLFFQNDAGELEPRLAESFELAEDNVTYTVHLRDGVKFHNGKKLTAEDAAWSIDYALKSGPYKMIRPKVPGYKSVKVIDDLTFQIVSDGPNPTLLNNISIWVNILCKEEVLAAGEKFGIEWIPCGAGPYVISSYNPDTEIELKAFEDYYQGPASIKKVNYKILTDNNTITVAFESGELDLIVVPTAAWTRFKSNSDYNTYLSPTNHTSFFHINSIRGDVLSDKRVRQAFSYAMDREMMVIAAYDGIAQTAYSLFNPSSVFGGFTVEEMEKAGIPSYQYDPEKAKTLLAEAGYPNGFDAGKILCISGSYWEKMSTVFQANLADIGVKVDIEVADSASCRARRYDQDYDISNTGTNFTPEATYGYIYFKYLSDEARKAGERTELGLKDRELDDVYRKVLTEMNREKRKAAYLDLNRLLQDRMYTIPTFHKAIPYAYSKNLVCDEINTNYYYIYKFHWK